The bacterium genome includes the window GCCTTGATGGGGATCTTGCGCTCCTCTGCATACGCAATCGCATCCTCGCGCGAACGGATATTCCACTCCCGCCACGGTGCAATGATATGCAATTTGGGATTAAAGGCTTTATAGGTCAGTTCAAAACGGACCTGATCATTTCCTTTGCCGGTGCAGCCGTGCGCCACAGCCTCCGCGCCCTCGGCCATGGCGATCTCGACCTGGCGTCTGGCGATCAGAGGCCGTGCGAATGAAGTGCCGAGCAGATAGCGGCCCTCATAGACGGCTCCGGCTTTGAGCGTCGGCCAGATGAAATCTTCGATAAAGCTCTGGCGCAGATCCTCCACATAGCATTTGCTCGCGCCGGTGGCGATGGCCTTTTCCTCCAGCCCATCCAGCTCCTCCCCCTGGCCCAGATCCGCGGCAAATGCGATCACTTCGCAGCCATAGTTCTCCCGCAACCAGGGGATGATGATCGAAGTATCGAGGCCGCCGGAATAGGCCAGCACGACTTTGTTCACTTTGACAGTCATATCGTCAGACTCCTGTTAAAAGTGTAAAATAAAAAGCGACCAAATCGTCGCTTGTTCATGCAGAAAAATATAAAATATTATTATAAAAAATAATCAGCTAATTATCAAGAGAAAAACGTGCTACCCCTTTACAGACAGCTGCAGCAAAATAGTGTGCGGTATCGCCCGCATCCGACCCCAGTCCTCCCATTCCGGGGGCAGCTGTTGCAGCACCTGTGTCGCTTTTTTCAGCTCAGCCGAATCCATCCAGGCAAAGTCGGAAATGCTCTCGCCTTTATCCTGGACAAGGGGGTTCAGGCCGGCCACAGCGGTGAAAAACAGATAGGAGAAAAACGGAATCCGCGCTTGCTGGCAGCAAAAAGTGTAGAAAACAACCGCCATCGGTTGATAGGAGAGCGATTGCCAACCGGTTTCCTCCAGCGTTTCACGCTCCAGCGCGGCCAACAAGGGTTCATGGTAATGGATGCCGCCGGTCAATAGGCGGTACACGCCCGGCAGATAGAACGATTTAGTATGCATGAGAAATTGCCCGGCGCTGTTCTGCAAGCAGAGCACCACCTCTCCGCGCCGGGTTTGGTCGCGATACAGCGCGTTATGCCATTCCGAGGCCCGACGTTGAGAAACCGACAGCTCGACATGGTACAACGGGAGCTGGGGCCGGTGCACCATCAGCGCCTCCACCTCCTCCGGCCGCCAAAAAGGCGCATGCAGTTCCAGGCCCTTGGCCTGTTCAAAAGAGAGCGGCTCGGTCATAGGGTTAACGCCTGCTTGACAGTCGAGCCGATCTCCGCCGGAGAGAGACAGACCAGT containing:
- a CDS encoding NUDIX hydrolase encodes the protein MTEPLSFEQAKGLELHAPFWRPEEVEALMVHRPQLPLYHVELSVSQRRASEWHNALYRDQTRRGEVVLCLQNSAGQFLMHTKSFYLPGVYRLLTGGIHYHEPLLAALERETLEETGWQSLSYQPMAVVFYTFCCQQARIPFFSYLFFTAVAGLNPLVQDKGESISDFAWMDSAELKKATQVLQQLPPEWEDWGRMRAIPHTILLQLSVKG